Genomic segment of Candidatus Lernaella stagnicola:
GGCCTATTCAGGATCGACCGCGCCGTGTCGCAATGGTCCTTGACCCGGTTCGCGATCGGTGGTTCGCCCTCTCCCGGCTTGTGACCTTGCTGCCGCAGCCGATCCGCCGCGCCCGCTGCCGCCACGTGCAGGCACGCCTGATCGATGAGCCGCAATCCTACGCCTACGCTTTCGTCCAAGGCACGACCCACGGCCGCCGCCGCTTGCGGGGCGTCGCAACACATGTAAATGCGGGCCAATTCGAAATGGGATCGGGCAATCTTCCAATGCCCGTCAGGCATCGCCCCTTCGTACGTTTGCAGCGAGCGTTTCGTCAGCATTTCGTCTGGGACATCACGCGGCGGGGTATTGGCCGCGAAGAAAAACGCATCCCCCGCCAATTCGCCCGATAGCTGCTTCGCAAACTCCACAATCAACGCACGAGTCGCACCGCCGTTCGGATCGGTTTCACTCGGGAACTTCGCGTATCCCCACTCCAAAAGCCTCGCCCGCGCTCGGCCGCGGTCGCCACCGGCCGACCGGCAAAGCGCCGCCATCTTCATCGCCTTGTCACGCAGATGCGCGCTCCTTATCCCTTCGTCGCGACGCGACGGATGCGCCGCCATCCCCAACAAAACCTCATACCCCCGCGCGCACCGGTTCCGCGCCGAACCATGCGCCTGCAGAACGGTATCTAACTCCCGTTCCGCCCCGTCGGGCATCGCATCGCCCGCGCCCCAATCGCACCAACGCACCGGGCCGGCATCCCGCTCCCACTTGGTGAGGGCGAACCAAGCCGCCGCGACCAGCGCCGCCGTCAATCCAAGAATCATTAAGATGCGCCACTTGGCTTTCATGCGCCCGCCGACTTTCGAGATATGAACGTAGCGTGGATTCTAGCGCCCCTCGGCGCTCAAGCGCAAAGGAGTCGGACACAACAGCAGTCGAAAAAAAAGGCGTTCAGAGTAGCGCGGCCCTACTCCATGTCGGCGTGGTATTCCTGCAGACTGCGAACCTTCAGCGCGCCCTGGCGCACCGCCACGATGCCGCGTACGGCCGCCGTCGCTCCCGAGAGAGTGGTGATATACGGCACGTCATGGGTGATTGCGGAGCGGCCGATCTCATATTCGTGCTCGCGCGAAGCCGCGCCCCACGGCGTGTTGATGATCAGCGCCAACTCGCCTCGTTGAATCAAACTGACCGAATTCGGCTCGCCCTCGCCGACCTTGTAGATGAGGTCCGCCGGGATGCCGCACGCGCGCAGCGCCCGCCGGGTGCCCGCCGTGGCCACGATGCCGAAACCCAGTTCGCGCAAGTCGTGGGCGATGGGAATGACGCGCTGCTTGTCGAAATCGTTGACGCTGATAAACACCTTGCCGCCGCGCTCCATGTCGTAGCCCACGGCAAGCTGCGACTTGGCAAAGGCGTTGCCGAAACTGTGGCTGATGCCCATCACCTCGCCGGTCGAACGCATTTCGGGCCCCAGAAACACGACGCTGTTGTCGA
This window contains:
- a CDS encoding tetratricopeptide repeat protein; its protein translation is MKAKWRILMILGLTAALVAAAWFALTKWERDAGPVRWCDWGAGDAMPDGAERELDTVLQAHGSARNRCARGYEVLLGMAAHPSRRDEGIRSAHLRDKAMKMAALCRSAGGDRGRARARLLEWGYAKFPSETDPNGGATRALIVEFAKQLSGELAGDAFFFAANTPPRDVPDEMLTKRSLQTYEGAMPDGHWKIARSHFELARIYMCCDAPQAAAAVGRALDESVGVGLRLIDQACLHVAAAGAADRLRQQGHKPGEGEPPIANRVKDHCDTARSILNRPELSSDPAGFELARACVAPLLGAGRRDAGVALLAGLVEQASVTSKISTPLRQRLLEQYAVALYTQGEGAAAVEAYRELIASLSETLPADHPHLVQQMVDLGNAYLMMGRIDEAQQSHDEAIERMKNAAGDGKPMLVGRRLQDIAREYQRRGHPALAKQYARRAQKSWAAVVPPGHPDLQLIEDFIAHLEK